The genomic stretch tgatttactccccaagcagttgtaatggccggagctgagccaatctgaagccaggagccaggagcctcctataggtctcccacatgggttgcagggtcccaaggccttgggtcaaccccgactgcattcccaggccacaagcagggagctggatgggaagcggggccgctgagattagaactggtgcccatacgggatcctggcatatgcaaggcaaagattttggctgctaggctactgcatcggggccctctttttcttttttaaaggaattcattttatttacttgaaaggcagaatgacagagtggGGAGAGataaagacatcttccatctgtgttCACCCCCAGATTGTCACAGCTGatgctgggtcaggttgaagccaggagccaggaactccatctaggtcacccatgtgggccatcttttgatgtcttcccaggtacatcagcaggaagctggacctgaagcaggacagccaggactccaactaatatgagatgctagtgttgcaagAGGTAGTTTTTGCTGTTTCTCAATGTTggcccttcaaataaatttagaagatgacttttaaaaataaatgtaaacttttaaacagcaacaacagcctAAAAGATAGTTTCATCAGCATTGGCTGAATGGTGGAGACTGGGGAGATGTGTGGACACTGCACACACCTTGTGGTCTGCAGCGTCACACGGAGACACGGACTACTTGCAAAACAGATGTAGAAAGTCCAACAAAGTCTTATGATGTCCCCCACGATGACTGACAGCTTTAGGAAACAAATGTGGACATCTTTCAAAAATGGTGCCTTTCAGGGGCCATGCAGCCTGTGACAGGGTGCCTTCCAGGGGGTCAGTGGGCAGGCGGTGACTGGGaggggccaggactgggacccaagcactctgagATGTGTGATACAGGCGTgctaagtggcatcttaacccttGCCCGACTCcacctctgattccagcttcctgttaatgtacacctGGAAGGTGGTAGGTGATGCCctaccttgggcccctgccacccaggtgggagacccagagtgagtcctgggcccctgccacccaggtgggagacccagagttctggactcctggttttagcctggcccagctctggctgtagcaggcaTCTGGCAAGCaacccagcaggtgggagctctctgtcaatctctctgcctttcaaatgaatataaatagAGATTTTAAGAAAGTAAGAAGTTGGGGCCTGGTCcagcagcctagtggccaaagtccttgccttgtatacaccagggtcccacatggtcattggttcatatcccagctgctacacttcccatccagctccctgctagtggcctgggaaagcagtaaacgatagtccaaagccttgggacccctgcatctgcatgggagactcaaaaaaaACTCCTTGCTTCAGGCATCAGATGGTCGGATGAGCTCAGCTcgggcttttgtggccatttgggaaccagtggatggaagatctttgtctccttgtctctgtaaatctgactttccaataaaataaaataagatggatcttctaaaaaagaaattacagcaATAGAACTTTCTATGATAATAAAAAGTTctgtttgcactttttttttttttttttttttttttttttgctattgagcACGTAAAATCTGGCCAAGAAGATGGGAGGAATTGAATTCTAAATCCAGCAAGAACGACCCCATCTCTAATGGGTCACCTCTCCCAGACAGCCCACCTGCCCCCGGGGTCTATGCATAAAAGAACCAAATAAGAGCTAAGACTGCTCAAGAccacccaaccccagccccagacGTGGAAACTCACCTGCACAGATGGACCCAGGAGAGCAAGCGACATTGCGGGAGTTTGGTCGGGGAAGTTGAAGGGCGCAGGGGCAAAGCCAAGTTCAGGACACTGTTCAGGTATCTTTACACCCCCTCTGATGCTGATTCAACTTTCCAAGTGCAACAGCCTGCACAgagaggtgcagagagagaacATGCCCATGCTAGAGGTATTCTGGGGCCACTGTCAGGGCATAAGGAGCGAGAAGATTCTGTGCTGCCCACCCCGGGTTCTCCACTCTTCCTGGAGGTCCAGGCCTTAGATTCTCCTTTGTGTGCATGCTTGGGCAGGGGTCTCCCTCTAGCCgcaaggagggagggggagactaGAAAAGCACACAGCTCCCCCTCCTTGCACACCATCCCCTCCCGGGCCACATTTGGTCAGGCCGGCAGCAATGGGGCTCGGTCCCTTTAAATGCGGCCGGGAGCGCTGGGGCCGGGCTGCGGCGTGGGTTTCCGGGATCCCGGCCGGTCCGTGCGGGTCTCGGAGGCCTTGGGGCTCTCGCTGCCCGGCGCCGGCGGCGTGGACGCCTCGCGGAGGGGACGATGAGCCGCATCTACCACGACAGCGCGCTCCGGAACAAGGCGGTGCAGAGCGCACGGCTGCCCGGGGCCTGGGACCCCGCCGCCCACCAGGGGTAGGCCCGGCCGGCGGGGGCGGCGACCCGCGGCTGCCCGGCCCTCTGCAGAAGATCCCCGACTCGTCTGCGAGGACTTTGCAGGCGGGGGTTGTCTTGGCGGGGCCGAGAGTGCAAGaagtgagggaaggaaggaaggaaggagggagagaggacggGAACACTCATTTACAGCTAGGAACCTGGAAGAGCCAAGCACAGTCAGGCACAGACAATATGCTTAAGATCTTCCCTGTAGGTGGACTGTGGAACAGGGGCactcagaggcagggagaggaagaggggctgcggggactgggactggggcaagcTCAGCGAACCTCAGCTGCGAGATCCAGGGAGCTTCTGGGGTCCTTAAAGCCAACAGCTCCCTGGAGGACTACATCATGGTGCACCCTGAGCACGCACAGGCTCTGTGAGATGAATGTTCGGGGTGGGTGCATGACATGAGtctgaagcagcagaggaaagctccTGGAGAGAGAAGGGTCATCTTGGCTGTGGGTTCTGCAGGTGGTCAGTCGAACATCAGGGCCTTGTGAGTCGGCTGTGTGATGgtgggcaggtgcagagggagggtgggggggcgTGGAGCAAGGAAGCAGAAAGGCAAGGAAGCAGAAAGAAACGGAAACACCCTTTGCAGACCCACCTGGGAGGCCGGGGAGCCCTTCCTAGGGACCTGCTTTCAGGCACCATGTTGCATTAGGTTCTTGCCTTAACCCATAACCTGAGACTCTGGGGAGTCAAGCCCAGGGTGGGTGGGTCGGAGGAGACAGAGTTGCTTGCTCTTCCTGTACCTGGTCCCTCTTCCATTCTCGTCTTCAGCTGTCCTCAACCCCACGAGTGGGGTGGCTGTTTCCGTGGGCTGATGACCACGTGGCTATGAGcggaaaacagaagagaaagtgtAGCGGCTTAGACATCTCCCCCAGCGTCTGGTTAAATATAAAGTCCTTTCTTTTTATAAGCCCTGCGTGGTTTGTAAAACACCTTCCAGTACTTTCTCATGTCATCCCTGGAGGAGCAGAGGGATGCAGCTGCCTTCctccctatttttaaaaataagatttatttttatttgcttgtttttactggaatggcagatcagatttacagagagaaggagagagatcttccctctgctggttcactacccaaatggttgcaacagctggagcccaactggtccaaagccaggagcttcttctgagtctcctatgtggtgcaggatcccaaggcttttgaccctcctctactgctttcccaggctacaaacaggaagctggatgggaagtggagcaactgggacatgaactggtgctcatatgggatcctggcacctgaaggtggaggattagccaactgagccatcatatgTGGCCCTTTTTCCTCATTTTGCAAATTGGGAAGACAGAGGCTGTAATTGCGGGTAACTCCCAGTGGCCTTGCAGCAGGAGCTAGAACTGGGTCTTAGGGCAGCCTGACCAGGTCTCTCTTATGCACCCTGCGTTGCCCCTACCTTGAGACCCTTAGTGGATTGGCGTTCCTGCTGTGTTGAGTGCAGGCTGTGACTTGGACCTGTGGACACTAACATAGCTGCCATCCCTTCTTTGCTCTTGTTGCCAGGGGCAGTGGTGTCCTGCTGGAGGGGGAGCTGGTGGATGTCTCTCGGCACAGCATCCTGGATGCGCATGGCAGGAAGGTGAGGCTTGCAGGGTCCTGGCTTCCCAGCCTTCAGCCACCTGAGCTGAGTTCTGCTGCTTCCTGAGGGACAGCCAGCATGGTGGGAAATGGACCACCAAGGGGAAAGGGCACCccgagcagggcagggctgggcagcagccTTGGTTCTTGCCAGGTGCTGAGCTAGTTTTGCTTGTGTGTGGAAGCTGTCTCTGGCACACCTGGCATGGGCTGGCATGGGCTCTTTGCTAGTTATCAGTTTTTAATTCACACAGGTGAAGTTTCCATGCAAGCGTACTTCAGAAAACTCATGAACATGGAATTAAACAATAACTTTATTTTAGTTTAACAAAAAAACCTTGGAAATCCCTACATAAAATGGGCATGGAAAAATGGTGGAAAACGCACGGATTCCAGTTGTTTTTTGCAGCCAGGTAAACATGGATTCTgtgttttccttgaacttttgttTACCAGATTTCCTCTGGGTGGGACTTCTGGCATTCACTGCCCTTTTACACAGTCAGTGTTCTGCGGGCCACCCATTTCCCTGGTGTCTGAAATTCAGCTCGCTACAGGGCCCGCCCCCAGCCACCCTCTGGTCCCCTGTACCCgtggaagcagccccagcccatGCCAGGTGGGGTTTGCTGCACCCTCACCTCCTAGGCATGCAGCTTAGCCTGGAGGCGCAACAGCCGGGAGCCCCAGTGCCATGGAGCCCACCCACCTGGTCTGCTCTGCCTGGCAGGCCGTGCTCCAAGCCCTCCTGCCAGCTTGCTTACTCCGAGCTGCTCGTTCTGGGTGACCGTGCAGTGGCGCTGCCAGCCACCAGACTGCCACGCCAcagtctctccttcctcccatccCCGGTAGGCAGTGCCAAGGCCTGCGGGGCTCTTGCTTGGCCCTTCCCTCTTTTCCACTTCCTCCCCCTTCTCACCTGTGCTCACCTTGGCTGGCCCTCAGCCTCTCCTTGTAACACGtcacacctgcccacctgcctccgGCTGGCCTACTGCCAGCTTCCAGAGATGCCTCTGAGGATCTCAGTGCTGCCTGAAAGCCTTGCAGGAAGTCCTTCTTGGCCAGTGCTGCTTAAACTGCCAGAGAGCCTGGGCTGTGTGTGGCCTGCATCATCCATGGCTTTGCTTTGcatttccctccccaccctccccacactCGGCAGACCTCACTTTCCTTCTGCCCAGAAAGCAGGCACTGTAGTCCAGGCGTTATGCTATGCTTGCACATAGGCCCCCAGTCCTGAAATAGATGTCACATCCCTGAGGAACAGGGCTAACTGAGGTTCCGGGAGGCGGGCAGCTAGGAGTGACTCGGTGCAGGTGCTACACTTCCtgccagggagaggcagagagaccgcCATTTCCCACTTGATGGGGCAGACTGAGCATTCCTAGCTCAAAAGTACAAAACTGGAAACTTGGGCAGCACCAGTGCCCAAGTTTGGGGACTCCTTAGTGCTTGGGTTCAGGTGTTCTATATCACCTCCGGCTCTGTGGAGACCTTGAAGTCAGGCCTGTGCCTGCCCTGGCACTATACGTAGCAGGTACTCCAGTGAACATACGAATGAATGGATATTTACGGTGGTGGGGTAGGGTGGCCCTGCCTGAATGGTTTCCAGCAGCTGAGGTGGGATTCCAGGCATAGGAGCAAGCAGGTCAGTGTGGGCAGCAGCCTGGGCCCACAGGACATGCTGGGGGGTGGTGGTGAAGCAGCCCCTTCCTATCTTCTCCCGCCTGCTGCAGGAGCGCTACTACGTGCTGTATGTCCGACCCAGTTGCATCCATCGTAGGAAATTCGACCCCAAGGGGAACGAAATCGAACCCAACTTCAGTGACACCAGGAAGGTGACCACAGGATTCCTCATGTCCTCCTACAGTAGGTGTCCTCTTGCTCCATGTGGTCAGCTGGAAAGCTGGTACCTGGCTCCAGAGTCCCTGCCCCCACTTGCTGCCCCTTCTCCCCATTGGCCCACCTTAGTACAGGCTGACCGCCCCGCTCCCCGGCTCCCACTGGTGCCTGCAGTACCTCAGAGCTACCTGCAGATTTAGTTCTGGGCTCCAAGTGCCTACATGCAAAGCCCAGCACAGGCCCCCAGCAGCCACTGTGTTGCTGCCAAAGTCCTTCTTGGGCTTCTGGGCCCTCTCTTGGTTGGTCTGTGCTCCTGGCATGAAATACTTTAGACCATGTGATTGACAGACAACACAAGTTTGCCTTGCTCACTTCTAGAGGCTGATGAGCCCAAGAGCAAGGTCCTGGCAGTTTAAGTTCAGGGATGGTGCCTTCTTGCTGGATGCCCCAGGGCTGAAGGGTGAGGCAGCTGCCTTCCCCTGTTTTTAGGGGGGTGTCAGTTCCATTCCTGACCCTCTGCCTTGTGACCTCCTCCTGAAGTACCCAGTTGGGAATACTGTTGTGCCGGCACCTGAGTTGCAGCATCTGGAGTTTCTACATGCAGACCTCACTGGCTTGCCAAAGGCCTTGAGGCTCTTCTGGCTTCCTCTGCAGAAGGGAGGAATTCTTTGCTGATTACCCCTGTATAAGAAAACTGAGACTGAGTGGGAGTCAGACATTTCATTCCTTCATGCTGTCTGTAGGTTGCTTGTTAATTCCCCAGACCTCCGGTGAACCTCTGTGGGCCCTGGACCATGTGAGCTACAGGCTGGGGTGTTACGGGCCGCTGGAGGAGGTGGGTGGGCTGGAGCTGGAACCCTGGAGGCTGAGCAATCAGCAGAAGTTAGCCCATGTTTCCTTAGGAGAAGGGGTGCCcagctgtgagccccagggggAGTAGGGGGTGTGTATCCATCCAGGCAATCAGATGTGTGATGAGAAGGGCAGGGAAGAGCAGGAACCAGAAAGGGCTGAGTGCCCATGCTGGCTACAAGGGAGTCCCTTCTTGAGTGGTTGTCCATCTTGGGGTGACAGGATTTCATTGGTTTGACCTACtccttgggggtgggggcacAGCTGCTGGAAAGCCTTGCAGATGCTGCTGACACTGTGATGTCAACCCTGTGTGCCCGCAGAGGTGGAGGCCAAGGGGGACAGTGACAGGCTCACACCCGAAGCGCTGATGGGGCTGGTGAATAAGCCTGAGCTGCTGGCGCTGACCGAGAGCCTTGCCCCCACTGGGACCGTGGCATTCTGGATGCCCGAGGCAGAGATGGAGGccctggagctggagccagggactggAATTCGGCTAAAAACTCGGGGTGATGGCCCCTTTTTGGGTAAGCTTGGCTCTTCCTCTCAGCCCCCACTCCTGGGCAGCCTCTTTCTGTGGAACCCCAGCCCCTCCAGCCTGAAGCTCATGGGTGCTAATGGTAGCAGGCTGGGTCTATGCTCAGGCCTGCAGTGGCGGGGGTGGAGGGCATGGCTGCACAACCTCAGATTGATTCCTAAACCCTGGGCAGGTGTCATGGGGTCATGTGGCGAACACCCTGTCTCCTGCTGGGGTGTGCCGGCTGATCCTGGGTTCCTGTGGGTAGCTTCTGCTATCTAATGCCTTGTGTATGAGGGGGTGTCTCACATGGGGCCTCAGGGGCCCCATTGACCCCACCCCCACGTTCCTGCCACCAGGAGAGAGGACACTcaatgtctcttcttctctcagaGTCTTTGGCCAAACTTGAGGCTGGAACAGTGACCAAATGTAATTTCGCTGGTGACCGTAAGGCAGGCACGTCCTGGACGGACAACATCATGGCTCAGAAGACCTCAgaggggacagcagcagagacacGCGAGCAAGGAGACGGGGCTGCTGATGAGGAGTGGGTAGGTCTGGGGAGGCCATGCCCCTGGCCTCGGAGCAGTTGGATGAGGCACCTCAAGTGTTCTTGGAAAATGGGATTTAAAGGAGTCCATTGAGGTGCCACCactttttacaaatttttatttttgatgagttttacacagttgattagggtgggaagggttgaggtctagggaaaagtgggtgagactactATTTCCATGCcttcctttttctgtatctgggggagaggggagagccaaggggagaagccacacccagcctcccaacagcccccacacccagggatggggaacagccacctgatgtcatcccaaggtccccgatatggagcatgttctgagggttctgttcaagtagttttgatagttctgatgtGCCGTTGATcttgccgatccaaggatgagtacatccttccaaggtccattgactgacacagtccaccccagagtctccttttgcccagaaatttgctgtcatgcTTCTCTGGGGTGGTTGGCCAATTTGTtccaccctccttcctcttctgtggtaccagatgttctctgcaggctccagtggactgcctgATCCTCCTGTGCGTCTGtgtgtgctgtccactgcatctTCAGGAACCGAGGTGGCCCCATtcagacacatgcactctacTATTGGATCACATGCCATTCTCCCCATGGttcaagttctgagtccagcagtttagttggggagaccctcaaagaaatctcatctgaggggACCCAAGACTTGATTCCCATGTATTCCTGCCACTACAGGGTCCAGCTCATTCTGTTACCCACATCAGACTATACACATGCTGATAGTTGCAATTGCCAGGTCAGATCTGAGTTTGTCCTGCTCACATCTCTTTACCGCTTGGGATCTCTCCAGGATGACTGAGGTGATGAACACGGACTGAGGTGAGAGCCTGGATTCCAGCAGCGCCTTCTGCAACACGACTGAGAATACCTCCCACCCACGCATGCCCGGAAGCTGGACTTCACCCAACCTGCCTGTTCCTGGCCTGCAGCtgcctctgcacacccctccaacgGACTCCGAGAGCAGGTCCAAGAGCAGGATGTGGCCCTTGCTGTGGCTCACGGAAGGTCCTGCCCCAGCTGTCAGGCTGGTCCTCCTGTGCGTCTTTCCCTGGATGGCAGCCTCATTTCAGTTTTCGGTGGAGGGCAAGTTCCCCCGGAGTAATCCCTAGGGACTGGACTTGGTTTCGGTGCAGACTTGGCGGACTGTCCCACGTCCAGGTGCTGAGTGGCCATGTCCTTGCAGCTTGCTGCTTTCCTTCCTCAtctcactcccccaccccacccgcccAGCCCCAGGGCTCTGCCGCCCTCGGGTGCCggttctttcttcctcctttgatTCCAGGCCGCCTTGGGCCTCCCTGACTGCATTCTCGGAGGATGCTGTTGCTGGGGAGATGTGACTGGCTGGTCTGGCAGTCACCTCAGGCTCGCTCTGCTGTTTTGTACCATTAGAACTTTGGATGATCAATCAGTTCTCAGCAGCGCCTCCACGTGGCTTCAGGTGTAAATGATCTTCAGCAAGCCACGCCTCTATTCCCACCCGCAAGGAAGCTGACTGCTGTCCCCAGCAAAGCCTCTTTGGGTGGTGGGCGTCTATGTACCTTAGGGACGTGGAGAAGGGAGGTGCGGGTAACACAGCAATTACTGAGGTCCCCTCCTGTGCCAAGTGCAGCGTCGTGCTGGCTGTGGCAGtaacagctctgggctcctgttgTGTGCTCCTGGTTATAGTACGTGTGCTAAGCACCTGCAGTAACTTGTCACAGCCATCCCCTGAGGTACAGGGATTTATCATGTTCCCCATATCAGACCATGGCCAGGCTCACCGGGCAGTACATGGAGGAGAGAGTAATGAAGCCCTGGCAGGCAGATTTCAAGGTGTACATTCTGAATTCCTGGACCACTTTGTTTGCAGGTGGATATTACAGAAGGTGCTCAAGTtgctcaaagtcacacagctcaTAAACTATACTCCTTCTACTGAGTGTCCCCCGCTTTTCTGGCCTTCAGTAGGGTCTTTGATACAGGGGTGAGAGGATATACTAATCACTTCACTGATGGCCTGGGTCTGAACAGTGGCAGCCCACAGACAGGTTATGATGGGACCTCACCCATGCAAATGCTGAGGGAGGTGGTTAAGCAGGAGGGGAGCTGGAGATACTAACTGGGCATGAAGGCCCAGTGGGAGTGCCCTGCTACCCAAAGCACCATGACCTAAGATGATGGCAGAACCACAGGCACACCCCCACACCGAACAGGGAGGCCCCGTGGGTCAGtggggaaagcaagagaaagggCCTGGGGCTTGGGTGGGCTTCAGGAAGACAACATTGTGGGGGAACCCTGAGAACGGGGGTGAGGCAGTCGTTTGTGAGGACAGTCTGGTGGTGGGGGCGCAGCAGGGATGCAGGGATTCACCCTTACATCCTGGAAGCTGGTGAGCCCATGCAGGATGGTATGGTGTGCTTCAAATGTCCTGGAAATCACGCGGGGGACCCCTGGGGTGACCGAATGAGCCTGGGAGTGTGGGGGTggctgggctggagcaggagcaggagtaaACGAGGGAAGAAAATGGTTTATGGGGCATtctggggaggggcaggaccCTAGGGAActggcaggggagaggagaggtCAGGATGATGCCCAGATCACAGGTACATGGCCATTCTGGGTGACCTGCCACTCAGCAGGAAACCAGCCTAtgggcaggagggaagggaagcccTGAAGAAGGGAAGACAAAGTTGAGTGGGGTCCAGGCTTAGCATGGCTGACAAGCATGGGCAACAGAAGGGAAGGCAAACCGGCTGGGGATGAGAACCAGGCTTAGCAGGCAGGGAAACAGGCACCTATTCCCTCTAATAGGATGAAGGGGATGAGAAGCTGCTGTGGCTCCCCCTGGCACCATAGACATGCCCTGTGAAAACCCAACTGTCCCAAACTTcccccagcaggtgggagatcctTGCTCCTAGTGCACTTTGACTTCCGCACTGATCAGGACTGACTGGACGTTGGGGTGGGCTTGGCCAGTGAGCAGGACCCTTTGTAGACACTGGCAGGGGAGCTGAGGAGGGAGCTGGTTGGGTGCCTGAGCAGGGATGCACCCTGGGCAGCTTTCTGAATGCACCCTAGCCTCAGGTACACCCTGGAGTTCCTTCACACAACACGGAGCTCATCACACTGTCACAGCCCTCCTTTATCTGCCCACTTGTTCCTTCCAAGCCCCAGGCTGTGTTCTAAGGCAGCTTGAAGGAGCTTCTCCTGGTGCTTGATGGGTGCTAGAAACAAAAGCTGGGGGTGGGCTGTGTTTATGATCTGATTTGTTGACACAATGTTAAATTTGAACTCAAACACTTCCATAGGATCccttagggctttttttttttcatcagttgaTTATTTGCGGGGCAGAGACAGGTACCGAGAGATAGGGAtaccgagagacagagaggcatagcttctgtctgttggttccctccccaggtgtctgcagcagctgaggctgagccaggccaaagccagaggccaggaactcaatccaggtctctcatgtggttcaaCTGGAGGTATTTAAGCCGATCCctgtttcaaaatgtttcaaaatccCAATGTctcaaaaatgttgaaatgatGTAGTTCCCTCAACTTTCCCCTCCTGTACACATGCTGTGCCTTTGAGTTATTTTTCTTGGAGTCTTTTGTAAAGTACTTGTTATTTGGCAAAGTTACTTCCCCACAGGGCAAAACTAAACTCTCATGTCACCAGCAATGTAGTTGCAGAACCACTTTCATTCAACTCTTGTCAGAATTGGGTGttgaaaacatcttaaaaatggTCTTTGGTAAGGTGAAAAAGTAACACCTTAGGAGAGGATGCTCAGCCTTCCAGTTTAGATGCGCACCTGTCAGGGTATTTGGGTTCAGTCTCAGTTCCAGCTTCTGCAGCGTGGCAGCGAGCCTGAcccctgggtgggagacctgggctgagagcccactgccagctctgacccagcccagtcccTGCATCTGGAGAGTCAACCAGTTGCTAAGAAGGCCCTCCTGCCTCATTCTctgcttcttaatttttttttttaaattatgacagTTTAAATCTTTGACTTTCTTCCCATTTGTTGTGAATAGAAACACCTTTTTCATTT from Ochotona princeps isolate mOchPri1 chromosome 6, mOchPri1.hap1, whole genome shotgun sequence encodes the following:
- the ARPIN gene encoding arpin, whose translation is MSRIYHDSALRNKAVQSARLPGAWDPAAHQGGSGVLLEGELVDVSRHSILDAHGRKERYYVLYVRPSCIHRRKFDPKGNEIEPNFSDTRKVTTGFLMSSYKVEAKGDSDRLTPEALMGLVNKPELLALTESLAPTGTVAFWMPEAEMEALELEPGTGIRLKTRGDGPFLESLAKLEAGTVTKCNFAGDRKAGTSWTDNIMAQKTSEGTAAETREQGDGAADEEWDD